In Erigeron canadensis isolate Cc75 chromosome 1, C_canadensis_v1, whole genome shotgun sequence, a single window of DNA contains:
- the LOC122608006 gene encoding F-box protein At3g07870-like, which translates to MSQELPKDIIINDILSRVPARHILRFKSVCKSWYSLFRNPNFIIKHFQTQSFHSDPSFIFTPQTLSSSSSSPSDQNIGFIPSDDINKHIKIPIQIDIPFLKITKPLRVSGSCNGLVCLTVLPIASIILIWNPATRVFKDLPVSGIDRPRAGPIKVVLGFGFDELVDDYKVLRIVYYGYPLNQVEMYSLSTNSWKEIKTRVRFLIVESASSVFLNGRFHWNAIGFEERQGKKVIVCFDFRDEAFRYIMPPEFDFDDDDDDDDSKVRWNVVVVEGLLGVIGMSGKRFQVWVMNEYGVVSSWMKYREFELEDKVGRMLGCGLKREFLLEKEGGQLVVYDSDSQRVTNLGDNGVAYWSDVFNHVGSLLPIKGGKVARRTNLSDVVPDAFFVRMMDLTI; encoded by the coding sequence CAGCCAGACACATCCTCCGTTTCAAATCAGTCTGCAAATCATGGTACTCCCTTTTTCGAAACCctaatttcatcatcaaacaTTTTCAAACTCAATCCTTTCATTCTGACCCTTCTTTCATTTTCACCCCTCAAactttatcatcatcatcttcttcccCATCTGATCAAAACATAGGTTTCATTCCATCAGATGATATCAATAAACACATCAAAATCCCAATCCAAATTGACATTCCCTTTCTTAAGATCACGAAACCGTTGCGTGTTTCCGGGTCGTGTAACGGGTTAGTTTGTTTGACCGTTTTGCCCATTGCTTCTATCATATTGATATGGAATCCTGCCACCAGAGTTTTTAAGGATTTGCCTGTTTCGGGTATCGATAGACCTCGTGCAGGTCCGATTAAAGTGGTTTTGGGATTCGGGTTTGATGAATTGGTTGATGATTATAAAGTTTTGAGGATTGTGTATTATGGGTATCCATTGAACCAAGTGGAGATGTACTCGTTGAGTACGAATTCTTGGAAGGAGATTAAGACCCGTGTGCGGTTTTTAATTGTGGAGTCTGCAAGTAGTGTCTTTTTGAATGGGAGGTTTCATTGGAATGCTATCGGGTTTGAGGAGAGGCAGGGGAAGAAAGTTAtagtttgttttgattttcGTGATGAGGCGTTTAGGTATATAATGCCTCCTGAATTTgactttgatgatgatgatgatgatgatgattcgaAAGTTAGGTGGAATGTTGTTGTGGTTGAGGGTTTGTTGGGTGTGATTGGTATGTCTGGGAAACGGTTTCAAGTGTGGGTGATGAATGAATATGGAGTGGTTTCGTCGTGGATGAAATATAGGGAGTTTGAACTTGAGGATAAGGTCGGTAGGATGTTAGGTTGTGGACTAAAACGTGAGTTTTTGTTGGAGAAGGAGGGTGGTCAGTTGGTTGTTTATGATTCCGATTCACAAAGGGTTACGAATTTGGGGGACAATGGGGTTGCTTATTGGTCGGATGTGTTTAATCATGTTGGAAGTTTGCTTCCTATTAAAGGAGGGAAGGTAGCCCGAAGGACCAATTTGTCGGATGTGGTTCCTGATGCCTTCTTTGTTCGAATGATGGATTTAACTATATGA